From the Mycobacterium sp. DL592 genome, the window ATGGTGGCCGCGGAAGTACCGCACCTGCCGGGTGCGCAGGTAACGCTCGATCAGTTCCGCGCCGAACTCGATGGTCATATCCAGCAAACGCGTCAAAGACCGGGCACAGTTCCCGTCAACACCGTGGTAGAGCCAAGAATCTGGTGAGAATTCGGTAAGTCGCGCACTGCGCGCAGCGACTAGGTCAGCTTCGCGAGAATCTCGGCGATCACCGAGTCGACCGCCACGTCGACCTGTTCGCCGTTCGACAGGTCCTTGATGCCGACGGTGCCGGCCTCAATGTCACGGTCCCCCGCGACCAGCGCGAGGCGGGCACCCGAGCGGTCCGCCGCCCGCATCGCGCCCTTGATGCCGCGGTCGCCGTAGGCCAGATCGACCCGCACACCCGAGGCTCGAAGCCTGGCCGCGATCGTCGCCAGCGCCAGCTTGGCCTGCTCCCCCAGCGGAACACCGAAGACCTCGCAGCGGCTGGTGTTGCCCACCGTTTTTCCTTCGGCCCGCAGCGCCAGCACCGTGCGGTCGACACCCAGCCCGAAGCCGATCCCGGACAGGTCCTGGCCGCCGAGCTGACGCATCAGCCCGTCGTAGCGGCCACCGCCGCCGATCCCGGACTGTGCACCCAGACCGTCGTGCACGAACTCGAACGTGGTCTTGGTGTAGTAGTCCAGCCCGCGCACCATCCGCGGGTTGATCACATAGGGCACCCCGAGTGCGTCGAGGTGGGCCAGCACCGTCTCGAAATGAGCTTTGGCGACATCGGAGAGGTGGTCGAGCATCACCGGAGCAGCAGCCGTCATCTCCTTCACGTGCGGGCGCTTGTCGTCGAGCACCCGCAGCGGGTTGATCTCGGCGCGACGGCGGGTGTCCTCGTCGAGATCCAGTCCGAACAGGAACTCCTGCAGCAGCTCGCGGTATTGCGGGCGGCAGGTGTCGTCACCCAGCGAGGTGATTTCGAGCCGGAAGCCGTCCAGGCCGAGCGAGCGGAAGCCGGCGTCGGCGATCGCGATCACCTCGGCGTCCAGGCCGGGGTCGTCGACCCCGATCGCTTCGATACCGACCTGCTGCAGCTGGCGGTAGCGGCCGGCCTGCGGGCGTTCGTAGCGGAAGAACGGCCCGGCGTAGCAGAGCTTGACCGGCAGCGCGCCGCGGTCCAGGCCGTGCTCGATCACCGCGCGCATGACGCCGGCGGTGCCCTCCGGGCGCAGCGTCACCGACCGTTCGCCGCGGTCGGCGAAGGTGTACATCTCCTTGGACACCACGTCGGTGGACTCACCCACCCCGCGGGCGAACAGCGCGGTGTCCTCGAAGATCGGCAGCTCGATATCGCCGTAGCCGGCGCGCCGCGCCGCGCTCAGCAAGCCGTCGCGGACCGCGACGAACTCGGCGGATTCCGGCGGCAGGTAATCGGGGACACCCTTGGGTGCCTGGAATTCGCTCACAGAGTCAGACCTTCGAGGAACGGGTTGGTGCGGCGCTCGAGACCGATGGTGGTCGATTCACCGTGCCCTGGAAACACCAGGGTGTCGTCGTCGAGCACCAGCAGTTTGTCGACGATGGAACCCAGCAGGGCGTTGCCGCTGCCGCCGGGCAGGTCGGTGCGCCCGACCGACTGCTTGAACAACGTATCCCCGGTGAAGGCCATGCTCATCCCTGGGTCGCTGCGCTCCTGCCCGCCGGAGTCGTCCACCCGGAACACCACCGACCCGCGGGTGTGCCCCGGCGTGTGGTCGACGGTGACGCTGAGCCCGGCGAAGTCGAGCACCTCGCCATCGCGGTCGAGTTCGACCACCTGCTTGGGCTCGCGGAACAACGCGCCGAGCGCGACCTGGCCCAGCCGAGGACCGAGACCGCGAATCGGGTCGGCCAGCATGTGCCGATCCTCGGGATGGATGAACGCCGGGCAGCCGAACGTGTCGGCCACCTTCTGCGCCGACCAGATGTGGTCGATGTGGCCGTGGGTCAACAACACCGCCGCCGGCGTGAGCCGGTTCTCGTCGAGGATGCGCCGCAACGTTCCCATCGCGCGCTGACCGGGGTCGACGACGATGGCGTCCGACCCCTTGCGCGGGGCCAGCACGTAGCAGTTACACGCCAACATGCCGGCCGGGAACCCGGTGAGCAACACGTCATCCAGTCTCCCATCCTGGAGTTCCTGAGGGTCGCGCCCCCTCGCCTCAGGATTAGCTGGCACACTCGGTGCCGACTCAACCAGACTCACTGCACGACGGAGGCTCACGGCGGTGCCCACCAACGAACAGCGACGCGCAACGGCCAAGCGCAAACTCGAGCGGCAGCTGGAACGCCGGGAACAACAGGCCAAGCGACGCCGGCTGCTGGCCATCATCGGCGGAATCGTGGCGGTTGCCGCGGCTGTGGCGTTGGTCGTCACCTTCGTCCTGACCGACAAGGACAAGAAGGGCAACGACACCAGCACCGCTGCCTCGTCGGCGCCCCCGAGTCCGGGAGCGCCGTCCGCTGCGACCCCGCTGGTTCGCGGCGGCGCCGATCAGCTTCCGGCCTTCAAGGCACCCGCCGACCTCGGCGCCAACTGCCAGTACCCGGCCGCGGGCCCGGCCAGTAAACCGGTCGAACCGCCGAAGTCCGGCCAGGTTCCCACCGACCCGGCCACGATCAGCGTCAGCATGGCCACCAACCAGGGCAACATCGGCCTGGTCCTGAACAACGGCGAGGCGACGTGCACCGTCAACAGCTTCGTCAGCCTGGCCCAGAAGGGGTTCTTCAACGACACCCCCTGCCACCGCCTGACGACCTCGCCGTCGCTGGCCGTGCTGCAGTGCGGTGACCCGAGTGGCAGCGGGTCAGGCGGGCCGGGCTACGAGTTCGCCAACGAGTACCCGACCAATCAGTACGCCAAGGACGACCCGGCGTTGCAGAAGCCGGTGCTCTACCCGCGCGGGTCGCTGGCTATGGCCAACGCCGGCCCGAACACCAACGGCAGCCAGTTCTTCCTGGTCTACAAGGACTCGCAGCTCCCCCCGAACTACACCGTGTTCGGCACGATCGACGCGACCGGGCTGGCGACGCTCGACAAGATCGCCGCCGAAGGCGTGGCGGGCGGCGGCCAGGACGGCAAGCCGAAGGCCGACGTCCAGATCAAGTCGGTGCTGCTCGATTAGGCAGGGATGACACAGCCGCCGTACTACCCTCCGCCACCGCCGCCGGGCGCACCGCCGCCCTACGGTCCTGGACCTGGGCCTTACCCGTATCCGGCGCCGCCGACCACCAACGGGATGGCGATCGCATCGCTGGTCTGTGCGTTCCTCTTCGCCCCGTTGGGCATCGTGTTCGGCCACATCTCGCTGTCCCAGATCAAGCGGACCGGTGAGGAAGGCCGCGGTCTCGCGATCGCCGGGCTCGTGATCAGCTACCTGGTGACGGTGGTGACGATCGTGGCGGTGATCGCCGGCATCGCACTGTTCGGGTGGATGGCCACCGTGCTGCGCGACGAGGCCGCCCGCAACGGCGGCGCCGGGATCCCGCGCAGCGCACCCGGGCCCGGCGGCGACCAGCTGCCACCGTTCAAGCCGCCGGCTGGCCTGGGCGCCAACTGCACCTACCCTGCGACGGTCACCCCGGCGGACAAGGCGGTCAAGCCGCCGCGGTCCGGCAAGGTGCCGACCGTCCCGGCCACAGTGAACGCGACGATGACCACCAACGCGGGCACTATCGGCCTGACCCTGGACAACGCCAAGGCGCCGTGCACCGTCAACAGCTTCGTCAGCCTGGCCCAGCAGGGCTACTTCGACGGCACCCCGTGCCATCGGCTGACCGCCTCAGCGTCGCTGGCAGTACTGCAGTGCGGCGACCCGACCGGCACCGGCCAGGGCGGGCCCGGCTACCGCTTCGCCAACGAGTACCCGACCAACCAGTACCGTCCATTCGACCCGGCTCTGCAACAGGCCATCGAATATCCGCGCGGCACACTGGCAATGGCCAACGCCGGGCCGGATTCCAACGGCAGCCAGTTCTTCATCGTGTACCGGGATTCGCTGTTGCCGCCGACGTATACGGTGTTCGGCCGGGTCGACGAGACCGGGCTGGCGACGGTGGACGCGATCGCCGGCGAGGGTATCGTCGGCGATCCCGAGGACGGGCGACCGAAGAACAAGGTGGTCGTCGCTTCGGTCCGGCTGGACTGATCCGGCGCTATCGGTCCCGCGCGGGTATCCCGAGGATGGCCGCGGCCTGATCGGGGGTGGCCACCGGACGGCCGGCCTGCGCGCACAACTCGACAGCCTCGGTGATCAGTTCGACGTTGGTCGGGGTGCGGTCGCCGCCGTAGAACTCCAGCCCGACATGCAGGTGCCCGCCGCGCTCGAGGGCGAGCGTGGCGACGCGGTTGGCGCACAGGTCACCGCCGACCACCGAGACCGCCCACGGAATGTCGCATCCCTCAAGCATTTCCATGTAGGCCTCGAACGCCCGCTCGGTGGGCGGCAGGCCGAAGGGTGCGCCGAGATATCCCCGGTCAGTGGAGAAGTACAACTTGATCATGGCGCCCCTCGGCAGCCGGCCGGCCCGCCACCAGGCCAGCGCGGCGCGCAGGAATCCGGGTTCGTAAATCGCCAGGCTCGGGCCGACGTTGGTGGCGTGGCAGATGTCGAAGGCGTGGGCGACCGTGTCGAAGGAGTTGCGGTAGATCATCGAACCGGCAGGCAGTCCTTCGGCGTTGGTGTAGCCGAGGTTGACCGACCCGGGATCGGTCACACCCAGGCGCATCCCGCGGGCCGCCAGCGGGACGAGGTGCTCGTAGGACGGCGAGTACGTCTCGTCGAGATGAATTGTCGGATACAGCAACGCATCCGGACGCTGCGTGAGGATCGGCTGCCACGCTTCGACATAGCGGTCGGCAGCCTCGTCCACACCGATCCCGACCCGGTCGATGTGGTTGTGGATGATCGAGGCGCCCGCCTGCATGCACGCCAAGGCGTCGGCGACGATCTCGGGTGGCTCGACGGGCACATTCGGGTTGGTCTTCTTCGTGGTGACGCCGTTGATGGCGCATTCGATGATGACCGGTTCCATGTGCGCTCCTCTCCTACCGGCAGGCTATCCGGCGAGCGGTCCCAAACTCGCATAGCGGGGCCCGGATTCGTGCGATTTTCAGGCTGCTCGCGCGCCGGACGTCAGCTGTGGAAGGCGCCGGCCTGCCCCTTGGCGGTCGGCGGGGCGTCGATCGTCGGGACTGTTCGCCATGACCGCGGATTCGCCGGGGAAACCGGCGGAGTCACGGGATCGACCGCCGCGACGGCGCTCAGTTCCGGCCGCCCATCAGCCGCCCCGTCACCGTGATCAGTAGCCGCCGCGGCACCAGCCTGGTGAGCAGGTGCGCGGTGACGGCGTTGCTCAGCCCGTCGACGAAACTCGGCTTGCCGCCTCCGAGTTCGCGGATGGTGCGCTCGACGACCTGGTGCGCCGAACGCTTCTTGCCCAGCGCCGCCGATTCGCCTGCGATGTCGAAGAATTCGGTGTCAGTCGCACCGGGGCACACCGCGAGCACACGGATGCCGTGCGGCTTCTCCTCGGCCCACAGCGCCTCGCTGAACGACAGCACGAACGCCTTGGTCGCCCCGTAGACCGCCATGTGCGGCACCGGCTGAAAGCCGGCCGTGGAGGCGATGTTCACGATCGTGCCGCGGCCCCGTGACCGCATCCCGGGCAGGTAGCGCGCCGTCAGGTCGACCAGCGTGGCGCAGTTGAGCTGGATCTCGTCGGCCAGCCGCTGCGGGTCGGCGTCGACGACATCGCCGTGCGTGCCGAACCCGGCGTTGTTGACCAGCACGTCGACCGTGATGCCCGCCGCCTCGGTGGCCGAGACCAGCTCGGCGCCCGCGCCCGGCACGGCCAGGTCGCGGGCGAAGACGGTGACGGTTACGTGGTGCGCCGCGCGCAGCTCGGCCGCCAGCGCTTCCAGTGCATCCTGGCGGCGGGCGACCAGCACCAGGTCATCCCCGCGTGCGGCGAATGCCCGCGCGTACTCGGCGCCGAGCCCAGCCGAAGCCCCGGTGATCAGTGTCGCCATCGTCACGCCGCGCTGGTGACTCGGTAGACGTCGTAGACGCCTTCGACGTTGCGCACCGTGTTGAGCACATGCCCCAGATGCTTGGGGTCACCCATCTCGAACGTGAAGCGGCTGATGGCCACTCGGTCGTTGGAGGTGGTCACCGACGCCGAAAGGATGTTGACCCGCTCATCGGCCAGCACGCGGGTGACATCGGAGAGCAGCCGATGCCGGTCGAGCGCCTCGACCTGGATCGCTACCAGGAACACCGATGTGGGCGAGGGCGCCCAGTGCACCTCGATGATGCGTTCGGCCTGCTGCTGCAGGGAGGTGGCGTTGGTGCAGTCGGTGCGGTGCACGCTGACCCCGCCGCCGCGGGTGACGAAGCCCATGATGTTGTCCCCGGGCACCGGCGTGCAGCACTTGGCCAGTTTGGTCAGCGTTCCGGGCGCACCGGGCACCGCCACCCCGGTGTCGTCGTTGTTGCGTTGACGCACCGGCATGGTAGCCGGCGTATACCGTTCGGCCAGTTCGTCTTCGGCGCTGTCGGTCCCACCGAGCTGGGCGACCAGCCGCTGTACCACGTGCCGTGGCGAGACGTGCCCCTCCCCCACGGCCGTATAGAGTGCCGACACGTCGGCGTACCGCAGCTCCTGGGCCAGGGCCGCCATCGCCTCGCCATTGACCAAGCGCTGCAACGGAAGTCCACCCCGGCGCACCTCACGGGCGATGGAATCCTTGCCCGCCTCCAGCGCCTCCTCGCGGCGCTCCTTGGCGAACCACTGCCGAATCTTGGCCTTGGCGCGTGGCGACACGACGAAGGTCTGCCAGTCCCGCGACGGCCCGGCATTCGGGGCCTTGGAGGTGAAAACTTCGACCACTTCGCCGTTTTCGAGCTTGCGCTCCAGTGCCACCAGCCGACCGTTGACCCGGGCGCCGATGCACCGGTGACCGACCTCGGTGTGCACGGCGTAGGCGAAGTCCACCGGGGTGGACCCGGCGGGCAGGGTGATCACGTCACCCTTGGGAGTGAAGACGAAGATCTCTTGGACGGCCAGGTCGTAGCGCAGCGACTCGAGGAATTCGCCGGGGTCGGCGGCTTCTCGTTGCCAGTCGAGCAGCTGGCGCATCCAGGCCATGTCGTCGATCTCGGCGGCGGTTTGCGGATGCGGAACTCCGTTGCGGCCCTTGGATTCCTTGTAGCGCCAGTGCGCGGCGATGCCGTACTCGGCGGTGCGGTGCATGTCGCGGGTGCGGATCTGCACCTCCAGCGGTTTGCCCTCCGGGCCGACGACGGTGGTGTGCAGCGACTGGTACACCCCGTAGCGGGGCTGGGCGATGTAGTCCTTGAACCGGCCCGGCATCGGCTGCCACAGCGAATGCACCACGCCCACAGCGGCATAGCAGTCGCGGATCTCGTCGCACAGGATGCGCACACCGACCAGGTCGTGGATGTCGTCGAAATCGCGGCCCTTGACGATCATCTTCTGATAGATCGACCAGTAGTGCTTTGGCCTGCCCTCGACGACCGCGCCGATCTTCATCCCGGACAGCGCGCTGTTGATCTCGGCACGTACCTTGGCCAGATAGGTGTCGCGTGACGGCGCCCGGTCGGCGACCAGGCGGACGATCTCGTCGTAGCGCTTGGGGTGCAGGATCGCGAACGACAGATCCTCCAGCTCCCACTTGACGGTGGCCATTCCCAGCCGATGAGCAAGTGGGGCAATGACTTCCAGCGTCTCGCGGGCCTTGCGGGCCTGCTTCTCCGGCGGCAGGAACCGCATGGTGCGCATGTTGTGCAGCCGGTCGGCGACCTTGATCACCAGCACCCGCGGGTCACGTGCCATCGCGATGATCATCTTGCGGATGGTCTCGCCCTCGGCGGCGCTGCCCAGCACGACCTTGTCCAGCTTGGTGACGCCGTCGACCAGATGGCCGACCTCCTCGCCGAAGTCGGCTGTCAGCGCCTCCAGCGTGTATCCGGTGTCCTCGACAGTGTCGTGCAGCAGCGCGGCCACCAGCGTGGTGGTGTCCATCCCGAGTTCGGCCAGGATGTTGGCGACCGCCAGGGGGTGGGTGATGTACGGGTCACCCGAGCGGCGCAACTGGTCGGCGTGCTTGGCTTCGGCGACGTCGTAGGCGCGTTGCAGGAAGGCCAGATCGGCCTTGGGGTAGATCTCGCGGTGCACGGCAACCAGCGGCTCGAGCACGGGGTTGAGCGTGCTGCGCTGCGAGGTCATCCGCCGAGCCAGTCGCGCGCGGACCCGCCGCGATGCGCTACTGGTGGTCTTGGGGGTCTCCACCCGCGGCTCAGCGGGCGGAATCTCGGCGACCGGCAGGGGCTGGACCGCCGCGCCTGTGCCCTGTTCGTCAGCCATGGTCACCTCCTCGCGCTCGCTCCCGTAGAGCGAGGATATCGCCTCAGATGCTGCGCAAGCTGCGGACCGGCAGCGGCGCGATGTTTTCGCGTCCGCCAAGCGCGGCCAGCTCCAGCACCACCGCGGCCACCGGCACCTCGGCGCCGGCGGTGATCAGCAGGTCACGTGCCGCGGCGATGGTGCCGCCGGTGGCCAGCACGTCGTCGATGATCACGATCCGCCGCCCGGCCAGGTCGATGCCGTCGGCCGGGATCTCCAGCGTCGCGGTGCCGTACTCCAGGTCGTAGGTGCGGCTGTGCACCGGCGGGGGCAGCTTTCCGCCCTTGCGGATGGCGAGCACACCGATGCCCAGGCGGTGGGCCACCGCGCCGCCGAGTAGGAAGCCGCGGGCGTCGATCCCGGCGACCAGGTCGGCCCCGTACGCGATCTCGGCCAGCGCGCCGGTCACCACCGCGAATCCGTGGGTGTCGGCCAGCACCGGGGTGAGGTCCTTGAACTGGATGCCCGGTTCCGGGAAGTCGGGCACCTCGCGGGTCAGCGAGGCGATGACGTCTGCGACTGACTCAGCTGTCACTGTTCAAACACCCATCGGTCCATGTTCCAGCCCGCGCCCCATTTGGTCGGATTGCCTTCTACGGCATACATCTTCTTCGACGCCATCACCGTGCGCTGCTGACGGTACAGCGGCAGCGTGGGCATGTCGCCCCACAGGATCGGTGAGCTGTCCCCGAGCAGTCGCGCCTGCTCCTTGAGATCGGTGGTGACCGCCAACGCCGAGATGATCCCGTCGATCTGCGGGTTGGAGTAGCCGGGCAGGTTGTTGCCGTTGCCGCTGAATAACGTATAGGCGTCCATGGCCGACGAGCCGGTGGAGCCGCTGCCGGTCGCGCCGCCGGTACTGGCCAGCAGCATGTCGATACCACCGTCGCGCAGCGTCTGCGGACCGGTGGTGTCCGACGTCGCGTCCACCACGGTGATACCGGCCGCTGCACAGGATTTGGTGATCGCCCCGACGGTGGCGGCCAGCCGGGGGTTAGGTGCCTGATAACCGATCCGCACGGTCAGCGGCTGACCGTTGAGCGAGGCGCGGGCAGCGTCGGCATTGGCCGCCCCGAACTGGCCCACCACGGCGTTCCCCTCGACACCGGTGTAGGCGTTGTCGTCGGCCGGGTTGAGCCGGGAGTTGGAGATCGGCGCCTCGGCGTTGAGCGCGATGAGGTCGCGCGGGGTGCACAGCGCCACCGCGCGCCGGGCCGGCGGCCCGGCCAGCGGACCCTCGGCGGCGAAGATGAGCTGCTCGATGCCGCCGGAGGGGATCTCGAAGCGGTCGTAGTCGTCCGGGGTCGTCAGGGTGCCCGACGACCCGGTGGCCACGTCGACGACCTGGAAGGTGCCGTTGTTGAGGCGGTCCTGCACGTCGACCCCGCGCGGCCACACCGTGACCCG encodes:
- a CDS encoding ABC transporter substrate-binding protein — encoded protein: MAVRRRGAAAISVAAVVGVLAAGTLSACTGSAAEQVNYAVDGTLVSYNTNTVTGAASAGPQAFARVLAGFTIHGPDGQPLADHDFGSVAVVGRDPLVLDYQIADNAVYSDGKPVTCDDMVLAWAAQSGRFPAFAAASRAGYIDIESVDCQPGQKKARVSFAPGRSITDYMQLFTATSLMPSHILDDELGLSVTQVLQAGDPAAVDRIAQAWNTTWDLKPGMKGADLKKFPSSGPYKIDSVLPEGAVVLTANDRWWGAKPVTKRVTVWPRGVDVQDRLNNGTFQVVDVATGSSGTLTTPDDYDRFEIPSGGIEQLIFAAEGPLAGPPARRAVALCTPRDLIALNAEAPISNSRLNPADDNAYTGVEGNAVVGQFGAANADAARASLNGQPLTVRIGYQAPNPRLAATVGAITKSCAAAGITVVDATSDTTGPQTLRDGGIDMLLASTGGATGSGSTGSSAMDAYTLFSGNGNNLPGYSNPQIDGIISALAVTTDLKEQARLLGDSSPILWGDMPTLPLYRQQRTVMASKKMYAVEGNPTKWGAGWNMDRWVFEQ
- a CDS encoding adenine phosphoribosyltransferase; the protein is MTAESVADVIASLTREVPDFPEPGIQFKDLTPVLADTHGFAVVTGALAEIAYGADLVAGIDARGFLLGGAVAHRLGIGVLAIRKGGKLPPPVHSRTYDLEYGTATLEIPADGIDLAGRRIVIIDDVLATGGTIAAARDLLITAGAEVPVAAVVLELAALGGRENIAPLPVRSLRSI
- the hisS gene encoding histidine--tRNA ligase, translating into MSEFQAPKGVPDYLPPESAEFVAVRDGLLSAARRAGYGDIELPIFEDTALFARGVGESTDVVSKEMYTFADRGERSVTLRPEGTAGVMRAVIEHGLDRGALPVKLCYAGPFFRYERPQAGRYRQLQQVGIEAIGVDDPGLDAEVIAIADAGFRSLGLDGFRLEITSLGDDTCRPQYRELLQEFLFGLDLDEDTRRRAEINPLRVLDDKRPHVKEMTAAAPVMLDHLSDVAKAHFETVLAHLDALGVPYVINPRMVRGLDYYTKTTFEFVHDGLGAQSGIGGGGRYDGLMRQLGGQDLSGIGFGLGVDRTVLALRAEGKTVGNTSRCEVFGVPLGEQAKLALATIAARLRASGVRVDLAYGDRGIKGAMRAADRSGARLALVAGDRDIEAGTVGIKDLSNGEQVDVAVDSVIAEILAKLT
- a CDS encoding MBL fold metallo-hydrolase; this encodes MLLTGFPAGMLACNCYVLAPRKGSDAIVVDPGQRAMGTLRRILDENRLTPAAVLLTHGHIDHIWSAQKVADTFGCPAFIHPEDRHMLADPIRGLGPRLGQVALGALFREPKQVVELDRDGEVLDFAGLSVTVDHTPGHTRGSVVFRVDDSGGQERSDPGMSMAFTGDTLFKQSVGRTDLPGGSGNALLGSIVDKLLVLDDDTLVFPGHGESTTIGLERRTNPFLEGLTL
- a CDS encoding 3-keto-5-aminohexanoate cleavage protein; this encodes MEPVIIECAINGVTTKKTNPNVPVEPPEIVADALACMQAGASIIHNHIDRVGIGVDEAADRYVEAWQPILTQRPDALLYPTIHLDETYSPSYEHLVPLAARGMRLGVTDPGSVNLGYTNAEGLPAGSMIYRNSFDTVAHAFDICHATNVGPSLAIYEPGFLRAALAWWRAGRLPRGAMIKLYFSTDRGYLGAPFGLPPTERAFEAYMEMLEGCDIPWAVSVVGGDLCANRVATLALERGGHLHVGLEFYGGDRTPTNVELITEAVELCAQAGRPVATPDQAAAILGIPARDR
- a CDS encoding peptidylprolyl isomerase, which encodes MTQPPYYPPPPPPGAPPPYGPGPGPYPYPAPPTTNGMAIASLVCAFLFAPLGIVFGHISLSQIKRTGEEGRGLAIAGLVISYLVTVVTIVAVIAGIALFGWMATVLRDEAARNGGAGIPRSAPGPGGDQLPPFKPPAGLGANCTYPATVTPADKAVKPPRSGKVPTVPATVNATMTTNAGTIGLTLDNAKAPCTVNSFVSLAQQGYFDGTPCHRLTASASLAVLQCGDPTGTGQGGPGYRFANEYPTNQYRPFDPALQQAIEYPRGTLAMANAGPDSNGSQFFIVYRDSLLPPTYTVFGRVDETGLATVDAIAGEGIVGDPEDGRPKNKVVVASVRLD
- a CDS encoding SDR family oxidoreductase, with the protein product MATLITGASAGLGAEYARAFAARGDDLVLVARRQDALEALAAELRAAHHVTVTVFARDLAVPGAGAELVSATEAAGITVDVLVNNAGFGTHGDVVDADPQRLADEIQLNCATLVDLTARYLPGMRSRGRGTIVNIASTAGFQPVPHMAVYGATKAFVLSFSEALWAEEKPHGIRVLAVCPGATDTEFFDIAGESAALGKKRSAHQVVERTIRELGGGKPSFVDGLSNAVTAHLLTRLVPRRLLITVTGRLMGGRN
- a CDS encoding peptidylprolyl isomerase, producing MPTNEQRRATAKRKLERQLERREQQAKRRRLLAIIGGIVAVAAAVALVVTFVLTDKDKKGNDTSTAASSAPPSPGAPSAATPLVRGGADQLPAFKAPADLGANCQYPAAGPASKPVEPPKSGQVPTDPATISVSMATNQGNIGLVLNNGEATCTVNSFVSLAQKGFFNDTPCHRLTTSPSLAVLQCGDPSGSGSGGPGYEFANEYPTNQYAKDDPALQKPVLYPRGSLAMANAGPNTNGSQFFLVYKDSQLPPNYTVFGTIDATGLATLDKIAAEGVAGGGQDGKPKADVQIKSVLLD
- a CDS encoding bifunctional (p)ppGpp synthetase/guanosine-3',5'-bis(diphosphate) 3'-pyrophosphohydrolase, whose protein sequence is MADEQGTGAAVQPLPVAEIPPAEPRVETPKTTSSASRRVRARLARRMTSQRSTLNPVLEPLVAVHREIYPKADLAFLQRAYDVAEAKHADQLRRSGDPYITHPLAVANILAELGMDTTTLVAALLHDTVEDTGYTLEALTADFGEEVGHLVDGVTKLDKVVLGSAAEGETIRKMIIAMARDPRVLVIKVADRLHNMRTMRFLPPEKQARKARETLEVIAPLAHRLGMATVKWELEDLSFAILHPKRYDEIVRLVADRAPSRDTYLAKVRAEINSALSGMKIGAVVEGRPKHYWSIYQKMIVKGRDFDDIHDLVGVRILCDEIRDCYAAVGVVHSLWQPMPGRFKDYIAQPRYGVYQSLHTTVVGPEGKPLEVQIRTRDMHRTAEYGIAAHWRYKESKGRNGVPHPQTAAEIDDMAWMRQLLDWQREAADPGEFLESLRYDLAVQEIFVFTPKGDVITLPAGSTPVDFAYAVHTEVGHRCIGARVNGRLVALERKLENGEVVEVFTSKAPNAGPSRDWQTFVVSPRAKAKIRQWFAKERREEALEAGKDSIAREVRRGGLPLQRLVNGEAMAALAQELRYADVSALYTAVGEGHVSPRHVVQRLVAQLGGTDSAEDELAERYTPATMPVRQRNNDDTGVAVPGAPGTLTKLAKCCTPVPGDNIMGFVTRGGGVSVHRTDCTNATSLQQQAERIIEVHWAPSPTSVFLVAIQVEALDRHRLLSDVTRVLADERVNILSASVTTSNDRVAISRFTFEMGDPKHLGHVLNTVRNVEGVYDVYRVTSAA